In Desulfuromonas sp. KJ2020, a single window of DNA contains:
- the recG gene encoding ATP-dependent DNA helicase RecG, with translation MPPILSYQSSRSILSTPLDQIRGVGPRLLEKLRQMGVSSLEDALYTLPHRYEDRREIRKIAHLRPGRSEVFYGEVLAASETLTPRARKKIFEVIVSDGSGQVSLKWFRYQRNWIKSRFSPGKKGLFNGEVKRFGARPEVHHPDVDFLPDKVSLQDHLASDPLNFGRILPVYPLTEGLSQKVARKIWKDIVETYAPGLVSPIPGEILQKYRLLPLAPAVQQVHWPADQASVEDLEEGRDQGRRSIVFDEFFFLELGLALRRQGMILEQGIPFQVNHLYTKPLAEMLPFRLTAAQKRVLGEIKRDVMRPHPMNRLVQGDVGSGKTIVALMAALLAIENDTQVAVVAPTEILAEQHYLNFRPWLEALNLQVGLLSGSSSPADRRNLLEGLRAGTIHLLVGTHAVLQENVEFKRLGLGIIDEQHRFGVKQRAVLRRKGENPHILVMTATPIPRTLSLTLYGDLALSVIDELPPGRTPITTRVIAENQPKTAHDIISRELKAGRQAYIVYPLVEESEKSDLKAATEAAQQLAAEIFPQYRLGLLHGRLKTEEKETVMNAFKNHHIDILVSTTVIEVGIDVPNATVMLIEHAERFGLAQLHQLRGRVGRGEHRGHCLLIHSSRYTEEARQRLEVMVKTTDGFQIAEADLQIRGPGELMGTRQAGLPDFRVANLLRDGYLLDQAREEAFKLAEKDDFLRNPEYQELREALMDRWGDRLELATVA, from the coding sequence ATGCCCCCGATCCTTTCCTACCAAAGCAGTCGATCCATTCTCTCAACCCCCCTGGACCAGATCCGGGGGGTTGGACCCCGCCTTCTGGAAAAATTACGTCAAATGGGTGTTTCCTCACTGGAGGATGCCCTCTATACGCTGCCCCACCGCTATGAAGACCGCCGGGAAATCCGCAAAATTGCCCATTTACGCCCCGGCAGAAGCGAAGTCTTCTATGGGGAGGTCCTTGCGGCCAGCGAAACTCTGACGCCCAGAGCCCGCAAGAAAATCTTCGAAGTCATTGTCTCTGACGGTAGCGGGCAGGTTTCTCTGAAATGGTTCCGCTATCAACGAAACTGGATCAAAAGTCGTTTTTCTCCCGGCAAAAAAGGGCTGTTCAATGGCGAAGTAAAGCGGTTCGGGGCTCGCCCCGAGGTTCATCATCCCGATGTGGACTTTCTGCCCGATAAGGTCTCCCTGCAGGATCATCTGGCCTCCGATCCTCTCAACTTTGGCCGCATTCTGCCGGTATATCCTTTAACCGAAGGTTTGTCGCAAAAAGTCGCCAGGAAAATATGGAAGGATATTGTCGAGACCTACGCTCCCGGCCTGGTGTCGCCAATTCCTGGCGAAATCCTGCAAAAATACCGGTTGCTGCCCCTGGCCCCGGCCGTACAACAGGTTCACTGGCCTGCGGACCAGGCCTCTGTGGAAGACCTGGAGGAGGGGAGGGACCAGGGCCGGCGATCCATTGTATTTGATGAATTCTTCTTCCTCGAACTGGGTTTGGCTTTGCGTCGCCAAGGCATGATTCTTGAGCAGGGTATTCCTTTTCAGGTGAACCACCTGTACACGAAGCCCCTGGCGGAGATGCTGCCTTTCCGACTGACGGCGGCCCAAAAAAGGGTTCTTGGCGAGATCAAAAGAGATGTGATGCGTCCGCACCCGATGAACCGTCTGGTACAGGGCGATGTCGGCAGCGGCAAAACCATCGTCGCCCTGATGGCTGCCTTACTGGCTATCGAAAACGATACCCAGGTCGCTGTGGTCGCCCCGACCGAAATACTGGCTGAACAGCACTACCTTAACTTTCGGCCCTGGCTCGAAGCGCTCAACCTTCAGGTCGGTCTTCTTTCGGGATCATCGTCTCCGGCGGATCGCCGGAACCTCCTCGAAGGTCTTCGTGCCGGCACGATTCATCTCTTGGTGGGGACTCACGCCGTTCTGCAGGAGAATGTCGAGTTCAAACGACTGGGGCTCGGTATCATCGACGAACAGCATCGATTCGGAGTGAAGCAAAGGGCTGTTCTCCGTAGGAAAGGGGAAAATCCGCATATTCTGGTCATGACGGCCACTCCCATTCCCCGCACTCTTTCCCTGACCCTTTACGGGGACCTGGCTCTGTCCGTTATCGATGAACTGCCTCCCGGCCGAACTCCGATCACCACCCGGGTCATTGCAGAAAATCAGCCTAAAACGGCACATGACATCATCTCGCGCGAACTGAAGGCGGGACGTCAGGCCTACATCGTTTATCCCTTGGTGGAAGAGTCCGAAAAAAGCGATCTGAAAGCCGCCACCGAAGCGGCTCAACAGCTGGCCGCGGAGATTTTTCCTCAATACCGGCTTGGCCTGCTTCATGGGCGTCTGAAAACTGAGGAAAAGGAAACTGTGATGAACGCTTTCAAAAATCACCATATTGATATTCTGGTCTCCACCACGGTCATCGAGGTGGGTATCGATGTACCTAATGCCACGGTGATGCTCATTGAACACGCCGAAAGATTTGGGCTCGCGCAATTGCACCAGCTACGAGGTCGGGTAGGGCGGGGCGAACATCGGGGACATTGCCTGTTGATACACTCCTCTCGATATACGGAAGAGGCCAGACAGCGACTGGAAGTTATGGTCAAAACCACCGATGGATTCCAAATTGCCGAGGCCGATCTGCAAATTCGTGGGCCGGGCGAACTTATGGGGACACGACAGGCTGGACTGCCGGACTTCAGGGTGGCCAATCTGCTACGGGACGGCTATCTCCTTGATCAAGCCCGAGAAGAAGCTTTTAAACTAGCTGAAAAAGACGATTTTTTACGAAACCCCGAGTATCAGGAGTTGCGAGAGGCTCTCATGGATCGCTGGGGGGATCGGCTGGAGTTGGCTACGGTAGCCTGA
- the carB gene encoding carbamoyl-phosphate synthase large subunit, translated as MPKRTDIKKILIIGAGPIVIGQACEFDYSGTQACKALKEEGYTVVLLNSNPATIMTDPGFADRTYVEPVTPEALARIIEKERPDAVLPTLGGQTALNTAVAVAKNGTLEKYGVELIGAKLPAIEKAEDRTLFKRAMEKIGIPVPRSGLAHNFQEAMEIIEHVKFPAIIRPSFTLGGTGGGIAYNMEEYETMAMAGIDASPTDEILVEESVIGWKEYELEVMRDLADNVVIICSIENLDPMGVHTGDSITVAPAQTLTDKEYQLLRDASIKIIREIGVETGGSNIQFGINPADGRMVVIEMNPRVSRSSALASKATGFPIAKIAAKLSVGYTLDEIPNDITRETLASFEPTIDYVVTKIPRFTFEKFPQADATLTTQMKSVGEVMAIGRTFKESLQKALRSLEIGSHGFESRLFDLAADQRRALTGEEEDLLRGKLRTPGWDRLWYVADAFRAGFSLEEIHQLTYIDPWFLHNIQQILAMEDRLLSQRHQGIRQGDEVKDLLRTAKQYGFSDKRLAILWGITENDLRQIRLGFGIRPVYKRVDTCGAEFEAYTPYLYSCYEAECEAAPSDRKKVMILGGGPNRIGQGIEFDYCCVHGVFALAKDGYETIMVNCNPETVSTDYDTSDRLYFEPLTLEDVLEIVEVEKPVGVIVQFGGQTPLKLAVALEKAGVPIIGTSPDAIDRAEDRERFQALLHKLDLLQPDNGIARSVEESEKIAERIGYPVVVRPSYVLGGRAMEIVYSSEQLRNYMKYAVEASPEHPILIDKFLEEAIEVDVDALSDGKDVIIGGIMQHIEEAGIHSGDSACALPPFSLASETMEEIRRQTVELALELNVVGLMNIQYAIKGQTIYLLEVNPRASRTVPFVSKATGRPLAQIAARIMAGKSLQELGVSGEIIPEHTAVKESVFPFVKFPGVDTLLGPEMKSTGEVMGLDMDFGKAFAKAQLAAGVKLPLAGKVFISVKDADKKAILEPARKLVSAGFELVATSGTASFLQEKDIPVQRINKVKEGRPHCVDAIKSHEIAMVFNTTFGAQSVADSYSIRRSSLMYNVAYYTTVAGMIAAVDGILAMKRETLDVKPLQEYHFDQ; from the coding sequence ATGCCCAAGCGTACAGACATCAAGAAGATTCTCATTATCGGCGCCGGTCCCATCGTGATCGGACAGGCCTGTGAGTTTGACTACTCCGGCACTCAGGCCTGCAAGGCGCTCAAGGAGGAGGGATACACCGTCGTTCTTCTCAACTCCAATCCGGCGACCATCATGACCGACCCGGGTTTTGCCGACCGTACTTATGTTGAGCCCGTGACGCCGGAAGCTTTAGCGCGCATCATCGAGAAGGAGCGCCCCGACGCCGTTCTGCCCACTCTGGGTGGACAGACGGCACTCAACACGGCGGTGGCCGTTGCCAAGAACGGCACCCTGGAAAAGTACGGGGTGGAACTGATCGGGGCCAAACTGCCGGCCATCGAAAAAGCCGAAGATCGCACTCTGTTTAAACGGGCGATGGAAAAAATCGGGATACCCGTGCCCCGGTCCGGCCTGGCGCATAATTTCCAGGAGGCGATGGAGATTATCGAACATGTCAAATTCCCGGCCATCATCCGTCCCTCCTTTACCCTGGGTGGCACGGGCGGCGGCATTGCCTACAACATGGAAGAATATGAAACCATGGCCATGGCCGGTATTGACGCCTCCCCGACCGATGAAATCCTGGTGGAAGAATCGGTGATCGGCTGGAAGGAGTACGAGCTTGAGGTCATGCGCGACCTGGCCGACAACGTGGTCATCATCTGCTCGATCGAGAACCTGGACCCCATGGGGGTTCACACGGGGGATTCCATCACCGTGGCGCCGGCGCAAACGCTCACGGACAAGGAGTATCAGCTGCTTCGGGATGCTTCCATTAAAATTATCCGTGAAATTGGCGTCGAAACGGGCGGATCCAATATCCAGTTTGGTATCAACCCGGCTGACGGGCGCATGGTCGTCATCGAGATGAATCCCCGTGTTTCCCGTTCGTCGGCTTTGGCTTCCAAGGCGACCGGTTTCCCCATCGCCAAGATCGCCGCCAAGCTTTCCGTCGGCTATACCCTCGACGAAATCCCCAACGACATCACCCGGGAGACTCTGGCCTCTTTCGAGCCCACGATCGATTATGTCGTGACCAAAATCCCCCGGTTCACCTTTGAAAAGTTTCCGCAGGCCGACGCCACCCTGACGACCCAGATGAAATCCGTCGGCGAAGTCATGGCCATCGGCCGCACCTTCAAGGAAAGTCTGCAGAAAGCTCTTCGCTCGCTGGAAATCGGCTCTCACGGATTTGAGAGTCGCCTGTTTGATCTCGCCGCCGATCAGCGCCGCGCCTTAACTGGCGAGGAAGAGGACCTGCTGCGGGGCAAGCTGCGGACTCCCGGCTGGGACCGGCTCTGGTATGTCGCCGATGCTTTCCGAGCTGGCTTCAGCCTGGAAGAGATCCATCAACTGACCTATATCGACCCCTGGTTTTTGCACAATATTCAGCAGATCCTTGCCATGGAAGATCGGCTTCTTAGCCAGCGCCACCAAGGCATCAGGCAGGGAGATGAGGTTAAGGACCTTCTGCGTACGGCGAAGCAATACGGATTCTCCGACAAGCGTCTGGCGATTCTTTGGGGCATTACCGAAAACGATCTTCGGCAGATCCGTCTGGGATTCGGTATCCGTCCCGTCTATAAACGGGTCGATACCTGTGGTGCCGAATTCGAGGCTTATACGCCCTACCTGTATTCTTGCTACGAAGCCGAATGTGAAGCTGCTCCGAGTGATCGTAAAAAGGTGATGATCCTCGGTGGTGGTCCCAACCGGATCGGTCAGGGGATCGAATTCGACTACTGCTGTGTCCATGGGGTTTTTGCTCTGGCCAAAGACGGTTATGAAACCATTATGGTCAACTGTAATCCCGAAACGGTGTCGACGGATTACGACACCTCTGACCGCCTCTACTTTGAGCCACTTACGCTGGAAGATGTCCTGGAAATCGTCGAGGTGGAAAAACCCGTAGGCGTCATCGTCCAGTTTGGCGGCCAGACCCCCTTGAAGCTCGCCGTGGCGCTCGAGAAAGCCGGTGTTCCCATCATTGGCACCTCGCCTGACGCCATTGACCGCGCTGAAGATCGCGAACGCTTCCAGGCTTTGCTGCACAAGCTCGACCTGCTGCAGCCGGACAACGGCATTGCGCGCTCCGTTGAGGAATCGGAAAAAATAGCCGAACGCATCGGCTACCCGGTGGTCGTCCGTCCGTCCTATGTTCTCGGCGGGCGGGCCATGGAGATCGTCTACAGTTCCGAGCAACTGCGAAACTACATGAAATACGCCGTTGAGGCCTCGCCGGAGCACCCCATCCTGATCGACAAATTCCTGGAGGAGGCCATCGAGGTCGATGTCGATGCCCTTTCCGACGGCAAGGACGTGATTATCGGCGGCATTATGCAGCACATTGAAGAAGCCGGCATTCACTCGGGAGATTCGGCCTGCGCCTTGCCTCCTTTTTCTCTGGCCTCCGAAACCATGGAGGAAATCAGGCGACAGACCGTCGAGCTGGCCCTCGAATTGAATGTGGTCGGGCTGATGAACATTCAGTACGCCATCAAGGGGCAAACGATCTATCTTCTTGAAGTCAACCCGCGCGCCAGCCGGACTGTCCCCTTTGTCTCCAAGGCCACCGGGCGCCCGCTGGCCCAGATCGCTGCCCGGATCATGGCCGGCAAAAGTCTCCAGGAACTAGGCGTGTCGGGCGAAATTATTCCTGAGCACACGGCTGTTAAGGAGTCCGTCTTTCCCTTTGTCAAGTTCCCGGGGGTCGATACGCTGTTAGGTCCTGAAATGAAATCGACCGGGGAGGTCATGGGCCTGGACATGGATTTCGGCAAGGCCTTCGCAAAAGCCCAACTGGCGGCCGGAGTGAAACTGCCGCTAGCGGGAAAAGTTTTCATCAGCGTCAAAGATGCCGACAAAAAGGCAATTCTGGAGCCTGCCCGCAAGCTGGTTTCGGCCGGATTCGAGCTGGTGGCGACATCGGGAACCGCCAGTTTTCTGCAGGAGAAGGACATCCCCGTTCAAAGAATCAACAAGGTGAAGGAAGGCAGACCGCACTGTGTTGACGCAATAAAAAGTCATGAAATTGCTATGGTTTTCAATACGACTTTTGGCGCTCAGTCCGTGGCCGACTCCTACTCGATCCGACGGTCTTCGCTTATGTACAACGTCGCCTACTACACCACCGTGGCCGGAATGATCGCCGCGGTGGACGGTATTTTGGCCATGAAGAGAGAAACTCTTGACGTAAAACCTCTTCAAGAGTATCATTTCGACCAATGA
- the greA gene encoding transcription elongation factor GreA, producing MTDSVPMTREGYQRLQEELKNLIRVERPKVVQDIAEARGHGDLSENAEYDAAKNRQGFIEGRIKELNDKIARAQVINPAELDTDKVVFGAKVTLFDVDSGVETTYQIVGEDEADIKFGKISITSPVGKALIGHQLDEEVRIKVPSGLKVYEIIDIKYE from the coding sequence ATGACTGACTCAGTACCTATGACTCGTGAAGGCTACCAACGCCTCCAGGAAGAGCTTAAAAACCTTATTCGTGTCGAGCGCCCTAAAGTGGTCCAGGATATTGCAGAAGCACGCGGCCACGGGGATCTTTCCGAAAACGCCGAATATGACGCGGCCAAAAACCGTCAAGGATTCATCGAAGGGCGTATCAAGGAACTCAACGACAAGATTGCCAGGGCCCAGGTGATCAACCCGGCTGAACTGGACACCGACAAAGTGGTCTTTGGGGCCAAGGTGACCCTCTTTGACGTGGATTCCGGCGTCGAGACAACTTACCAGATTGTCGGCGAAGATGAAGCCGATATCAAATTTGGCAAAATCTCCATTACTTCCCCCGTGGGGAAAGCACTGATAGGACATCAACTCGACGAAGAAGTGCGCATCAAAGTACCCTCCGGTCTTAAAGTGTACGAAATCATCGATATCAAATACGAATAG
- a CDS encoding DUF1858 domain-containing protein, whose translation MSDKITKDMTFHQVLQMSPEVAKVLRNYNLGCVGCMGAMNETLEQGSIAHGLDVNDILRDLNAIFAE comes from the coding sequence ATGAGCGACAAAATTACCAAAGATATGACCTTTCACCAGGTTCTTCAGATGAGCCCCGAAGTGGCTAAAGTACTGCGTAACTACAACCTGGGTTGCGTCGGTTGCATGGGCGCCATGAATGAAACCCTGGAGCAGGGTTCCATTGCCCACGGGTTGGACGTCAACGACATCCTCAGAGACCTGAACGCCATTTTCGCTGAATAA
- a CDS encoding phenylacetate--CoA ligase family protein has product MPIWNPEKECLDRRSLKELQLEGLKNTVRRVFEHVPCYQSKFSNLKLTPESISSLSDLSKLPFTTKEDLRLNYPYGMFAVPMRQVVRIHSSSGTTGKPTVVGYTRNDLNTWTELVARFMTAAGVSADDIVQIAFGYGLFTGAFGLHYGAERIGASVIPISSGNTDKQLMIMQDYRSTALVCTPSYALTLADRMEKQGISPESMALKFGLFGGEPWSEEMRKEIEKRLGILATDNYGLSEVMGPGIAGECEHQCGMHLFEDHFIAEIINPETGEVLPEGEMGELVLTSITKEAFPMIRYRTRDITRLIYEPCACGRTLARMQKTAGRSDDMLIIKGVNVFPTQIEEILFQVEGCEPHYQLVVDRVGTMDTLEVHVEVNEGIFFDEMKRQRAFVEMVEKRLASSLGVGAKVKLVEPSSIQRHEGKANRVIDRRKI; this is encoded by the coding sequence ATGCCCATCTGGAACCCCGAAAAAGAATGTCTTGACCGAAGGTCTTTAAAAGAGCTTCAACTGGAAGGACTGAAAAATACGGTTCGCCGTGTTTTCGAACACGTTCCCTGCTATCAGAGCAAGTTCAGTAACTTGAAGCTCACCCCCGAAAGCATTTCCAGTTTGTCTGATCTGTCCAAACTCCCGTTTACAACCAAAGAGGACCTACGCCTTAACTATCCATACGGCATGTTTGCTGTTCCCATGCGGCAGGTGGTTCGCATCCATTCCTCTTCGGGCACAACCGGAAAGCCCACTGTTGTTGGATATACCCGCAATGATCTCAATACCTGGACAGAGCTGGTGGCCCGATTTATGACGGCCGCCGGGGTGAGTGCCGACGACATTGTGCAGATTGCTTTTGGCTATGGCCTCTTCACGGGGGCCTTCGGTCTTCATTATGGCGCTGAGCGCATTGGGGCTTCAGTGATTCCCATTTCGAGCGGCAATACAGACAAACAGCTCATGATCATGCAGGACTACCGCTCTACGGCCCTGGTCTGTACTCCCTCATACGCACTGACCCTGGCTGATCGCATGGAGAAGCAGGGCATTTCACCCGAGTCCATGGCACTCAAGTTTGGTCTCTTCGGCGGGGAACCCTGGAGCGAGGAGATGCGCAAAGAGATCGAGAAGCGCCTGGGGATTCTGGCAACAGACAATTACGGGCTCTCAGAGGTCATGGGACCGGGTATTGCCGGTGAATGCGAGCACCAATGCGGCATGCATCTGTTTGAAGACCATTTCATTGCCGAAATTATTAATCCTGAAACCGGTGAAGTTCTTCCGGAAGGAGAGATGGGAGAACTGGTGTTGACCAGCATCACCAAAGAAGCCTTCCCGATGATCCGCTACCGTACCCGCGATATTACCCGCCTGATCTACGAGCCCTGCGCCTGCGGCAGAACCCTGGCCAGAATGCAGAAAACTGCCGGGCGCTCCGATGACATGCTCATTATCAAGGGCGTCAACGTCTTCCCGACCCAGATTGAGGAGATCCTCTTTCAGGTCGAAGGCTGTGAGCCGCATTATCAGCTGGTCGTTGACAGGGTAGGGACCATGGACACCCTGGAGGTGCATGTCGAGGTCAATGAAGGTATTTTCTTTGACGAGATGAAAAGACAGCGGGCCTTTGTTGAAATGGTGGAAAAACGTCTGGCCTCCAGTTTGGGAGTCGGGGCCAAGGTAAAGCTCGTTGAGCCTTCCTCTATTCAGCGGCACGAAGGAAAAGCCAACCGCGTAATTGACCGCCGCAAAATCTGA
- a CDS encoding RNA-binding protein, with product MIFDFYVSNMPFDATEEDLRKLFEVAGKVKAVNLVIDRKTGLFKGSGFVKMIDVKVREVVETLDGALLGNRQISVSEALPKKPGTTNTGGGRERSARENRPDRRRN from the coding sequence ATGATTTTCGATTTCTATGTCTCAAACATGCCTTTTGACGCCACCGAGGAGGATTTGCGTAAACTCTTTGAAGTCGCGGGCAAGGTGAAAGCTGTTAATCTGGTCATCGATCGCAAAACGGGCCTCTTTAAAGGGAGCGGTTTCGTCAAGATGATTGATGTCAAAGTCCGCGAGGTGGTTGAAACGCTGGATGGCGCCCTTCTCGGCAATCGACAGATTTCGGTGTCAGAGGCGCTACCCAAAAAGCCTGGCACTACAAATACGGGTGGAGGTCGTGAACGCTCTGCTCGCGAGAATCGTCCTGATCGGCGCAGGAACTAG
- a CDS encoding ACT domain-containing protein, with translation MKVEQISIFIENKSGRLAEVTEALGDAGVNIRALSLADTSDFGILRLIVDKTDLAKNTLKERGFTVNKTEVVAVEVPDRPKGLYGILQVLDRATVNVEYMYAFVERCGGNAVIIFRFDNPEEAIKVLTQNNVNVLQGERIYSM, from the coding sequence ATGAAGGTAGAGCAGATTTCAATTTTTATAGAAAACAAGTCTGGCCGTTTGGCAGAGGTCACCGAAGCCCTGGGTGACGCCGGTGTCAATATTCGGGCCCTGTCCTTGGCCGATACTTCGGATTTCGGCATCCTGCGCCTGATCGTCGACAAAACGGATCTGGCAAAAAACACCTTAAAAGAACGGGGATTTACGGTCAATAAGACGGAGGTGGTTGCCGTTGAGGTTCCCGATCGTCCCAAGGGGCTTTACGGGATTTTGCAGGTTCTTGACCGTGCTACCGTCAATGTCGAATACATGTATGCCTTCGTTGAGCGCTGTGGCGGAAATGCCGTCATCATTTTCCGTTTTGACAATCCCGAAGAAGCTATCAAGGTTCTGACTCAGAACAACGTAAATGTTCTGCAGGGAGAACGCATTTATTCGATGTAA
- a CDS encoding DEAD/DEAH box helicase, with product MNENDVISFAQLDLHPAIFKVIDEVGYETPSPIQAQSIPPLLEGRDLLGQAQTGTGKTAAFSLPLLSRIDLDKKIPQILVLTPTRELALQVAEAMQTYARHLKGFQVLPVYGGQNMSQQLRQLQRGVHAVVGTPGRIQDHLRRGTLKLDRLLAVVVDEADEMLKMGFIEEVEQILEHTPAERQTVLFSATIPREVLQVARRHLQNPVEIRIKSKTSTVETISQRFWQVKGLHKLDALTRILEAEEIEAMIIFVRTKLATIELSEKLEARGFSSAPLNGDMTQAMREKTIERLKNGSLDIVVATDVAARGLDVKRISHVVNYDIPYDTEAYIHRIGRTGRAGREGKAILFVAPRERRMLYAIEQATRQPITPMTLPTRKDITDRRIGLFKEMIAEAMESQDLEFFEELIDNYQDEYDVGLRRIAATLAYLVQKDKPLQIEGSAVEDVLETSPMTTADGDRRGRTTPGTMTRYRIEVGRIHGVEPRHIVGAISNEAQLSSSDIGQIKLFDTFSLVDLPEDLSKETMRVLQNVWVCGQQLQLRVDTGKPGTSPGEGRRKKSPLKGKGARPFSPTRKKVPSGKRGPKDK from the coding sequence ATGAACGAAAACGACGTTATCAGCTTTGCCCAGCTAGACCTTCACCCCGCAATATTCAAGGTTATCGACGAGGTGGGCTATGAAACCCCGTCACCTATTCAGGCTCAAAGCATTCCCCCACTACTGGAGGGCAGGGATCTACTTGGGCAGGCTCAGACCGGCACCGGCAAAACTGCCGCCTTTTCCTTGCCCCTTTTGAGCCGCATTGATCTGGATAAAAAGATTCCCCAGATACTCGTGTTGACGCCAACGCGGGAACTGGCCCTGCAGGTAGCCGAAGCGATGCAGACCTATGCCAGACACCTCAAGGGATTCCAGGTGTTACCCGTATATGGCGGGCAAAATATGAGCCAGCAACTTCGGCAACTGCAGCGAGGAGTCCATGCTGTAGTGGGTACGCCGGGCCGCATCCAGGATCACCTTCGGCGCGGCACCCTCAAGCTCGATCGCCTGCTGGCTGTTGTGGTGGATGAAGCGGATGAAATGCTCAAAATGGGTTTCATCGAAGAGGTTGAACAGATACTTGAACATACCCCGGCCGAGCGGCAGACCGTCCTCTTTTCCGCCACGATCCCCAGGGAAGTGCTGCAGGTGGCGCGCCGTCACCTACAGAATCCCGTAGAGATTCGCATCAAAAGCAAGACGTCGACGGTGGAGACCATCAGTCAGCGCTTCTGGCAGGTCAAGGGCCTGCATAAACTGGATGCGCTTACCCGCATCCTGGAGGCGGAAGAGATCGAAGCGATGATCATCTTCGTTCGTACCAAGCTTGCCACAATCGAGTTGTCCGAAAAGCTTGAAGCACGCGGATTCTCCAGCGCTCCTCTCAATGGTGACATGACCCAGGCCATGCGTGAGAAAACGATCGAACGCCTTAAGAATGGGTCGCTTGATATTGTGGTTGCGACGGATGTGGCCGCCCGCGGTCTGGATGTCAAACGTATCAGTCATGTCGTCAATTACGACATCCCCTATGACACAGAAGCCTATATTCACCGCATTGGTCGAACGGGTCGGGCGGGCAGGGAAGGGAAAGCTATTCTCTTTGTCGCGCCTCGTGAACGCCGCATGCTCTATGCCATTGAACAGGCTACTCGACAACCCATCACCCCAATGACTCTGCCGACCCGCAAGGATATCACGGACAGGCGTATCGGTCTTTTCAAGGAGATGATCGCCGAGGCGATGGAGTCCCAGGATCTGGAATTTTTCGAGGAACTGATCGACAACTACCAGGATGAATACGATGTCGGTCTGCGGCGTATTGCGGCCACCCTTGCTTACCTGGTTCAAAAAGATAAACCCCTGCAGATCGAAGGGTCTGCCGTCGAGGATGTCTTGGAGACCTCTCCAATGACAACTGCCGACGGCGACCGAAGGGGCCGAACGACGCCAGGCACCATGACGCGATATCGCATCGAAGTCGGGCGTATCCACGGGGTGGAGCCACGTCATATTGTCGGGGCCATCAGCAACGAGGCCCAGCTCAGCAGCAGTGATATCGGACAGATCAAGCTGTTCGACACTTTCAGCCTGGTCGATTTACCTGAAGATCTTTCGAAGGAAACCATGCGGGTGCTGCAGAATGTGTGGGTTTGCGGACAGCAGCTGCAGCTTCGCGTCGATACCGGCAAGCCGGGGACAAGCCCAGGGGAGGGACGCCGGAAAAAATCACCATTGAAGGGGAAGGGGGCGCGGCCCTTCAGTCCGACGAGGAAAAAAGTTCCCTCCGGGAAACGGGGTCCGAAAGATAAGTAG
- a CDS encoding DUF4126 domain-containing protein has protein sequence MELITAILIGIGLSAASGFRVFVPLLGVSIAAHFGLLSLSPQFTWLGSESALVALAFATVLEVAAYTIPFIDNLVDSITTPAAVIAGTLLMASLLGDVSPFLQWSLAIIAGGGTAGLVQMSSVMVRGGSSLITGGLGNLLIGGLELVGSILMTVLALMAPVIAVTGLLISLLLAFRFFYRKRSTRY, from the coding sequence ATCGAATTAATAACCGCTATTCTCATTGGCATAGGCCTGAGTGCAGCCAGCGGATTCAGGGTTTTTGTGCCCCTGCTTGGCGTCAGTATTGCCGCACATTTCGGTCTGTTGTCTTTGTCCCCCCAGTTTACCTGGCTCGGCAGCGAATCCGCACTGGTAGCGCTGGCCTTTGCCACCGTGCTTGAAGTTGCGGCCTATACGATTCCCTTTATCGACAATCTGGTCGATTCCATCACGACCCCGGCCGCTGTCATCGCGGGGACACTGCTGATGGCATCCTTGCTCGGTGATGTCTCACCATTTCTTCAGTGGTCGCTCGCCATTATTGCCGGAGGGGGCACGGCAGGGTTAGTGCAGATGAGCAGCGTCATGGTGCGCGGTGGGTCAAGTCTCATCACCGGCGGACTCGGTAATCTCCTCATTGGTGGATTGGAATTGGTTGGGTCCATACTCATGACCGTTCTGGCCCTGATGGCCCCGGTTATTGCCGTGACAGGCCTGTTGATCTCCTTGCTTCTTGCTTTTCGATTTTTTTACAGAAAACGATCAACACGATACTAG